CTGCTGGCCGACGCCCGCCGGGCCCTCGAGGTGTATTTCAACTACACCCTGCCCACGAGCGTGGACCTCAAGGTGGTGGAGCCCGCCTCCGCCGACACCGCGGGATGGCGGCAGCGCGGCGGTCAGCATGCCTGGAGCCTCCCCCTGCCCAAGCTGGAGATGGCCCTCCCGCCCAAGCCCAAGGACGAGAACCTCCAGGCCGTGGCCCTCGCGTCCTACGATCCGCACCACCCCATGGCCTGCTTCTGAGCGCTCAGCCCCGCACGCCGTGGAAGCGTGCGGGGTTGTCCCAGAGGATCTTCCGGAGCACCTGCTCCGGCAGCCGGGACTGGAGCGCCACGGCGCGCGAGACGATGTCCGCGTCGTGGTCCACGTGGGGGAAGTCCGTGCCGAACAGCAGGTTGTCCTCGCCCAGCAGCCGGATGACCTCGGGCAGGTAGGGCTCGTCGGGCTCGATGGCCACGAAGCACTGGCGGCGGAAGTACTCCGAGGGCTTGAGCCGCACGTTGCCCGCGACCTCGCCCGCCATGTGCTGGAACACCAGCTCGTCCAGACGCCAGAGCCAGTAGAGCAGCCAGCCGCAGCCCGACTCGAGGAAGGCCACGCGCAGGCCCGGGTGCCGCTCCAGCACACCGCCCTCGATGAGCGCCAGCAGCGCCATCATCTGCTCCATGGGGTGCGAGCACGCGTGCAGGCCGAAGCGGCTGTCGAACCGGTCCGCGCCCGTCGTCTTCAGGCGGGAGTGCGTGCCCCCATGCAGGCCCACGGAGATGTCGAGCCGCTCGCAGGCGCTCCAGAAGGGCTCGTACGCGGGATCGCTGAGCAGCCGTCCGCGCACCGGAGT
The sequence above is drawn from the Archangium gephyra genome and encodes:
- a CDS encoding BMA_0021/BMA_0022 family TOMM bacteriocin produces the protein MAKPDQLVEWRSVWLKAVALSWKDPAFKQELLADARRALEVYFNYTLPTSVDLKVVEPASADTAGWRQRGGQHAWSLPLPKLEMALPPKPKDENLQAVALASYDPHHPMACF
- a CDS encoding amidohydrolase family protein; this translates as MHHGFRILDADRHVMEPIGMWKEYLDPAFRDGAPYLQHDHPDESLEARVARLGPKGLVPLPPVVMLDGQPVLHKLSERAQVEMAWNAYHQPAGNPEAGTTPHGQLQSMDQSGVDLAFLYPSFALMLLALESLPAERVDGFARAYNSWLRDFCRVNPERLRGVGAISLHDPERMVPELERVAGFGWTTVTLWPTPVRGRLLSDPAYEPFWSACERLDISVGLHGGTHSRLKTTGADRFDSRFGLHACSHPMEQMMALLALIEGGVLERHPGLRVAFLESGCGWLLYWLWRLDELVFQHMAGEVAGNVRLKPSEYFRRQCFVAIEPDEPYLPEVIRLLGEDNLLFGTDFPHVDHDADIVSRAVALQSRLPEQVLRKILWDNPARFHGVRG